Genomic DNA from Magnetospirillum sp. 15-1:
GCCGCGCGGCGCTCGTCTTGACCTACCAACCCTGAACCAGCATGTGCATGGTGCAGGCCGCATGTTCGGTTCCCGAGAGGCCGCCACCGGTGACGTGGGTCATGGCGACTCTGGGGGTTTCGACCTGGAAGCCCGGGCATTGATGGCGCATCTGCTTGACGCAGGCGGCGATCTGGGCCGCCCCCGAGGCCCCGATGGGATGCCCATAGGACAACATCCCGCCGCGCGGGCTGACCACGCATTGGCCGCCATGGGTGGCATTGCCGTCGCGCAGGAACTTGAGCCCCTCGCCCTTGCCGCACAGGCCCAGGCATTCGTAGTACAGCAATTCGGCGATGGTGAAGGCGTCGTGCAGTTCCACCATGTTGACGTCCCGCGGATCGATGCCCGATTCCTCGTAGAGCTGATGCGCGGATTCTTCGGTGATGTCGTCGCCGGTGATGTCGCGGGGACGGTTGTGATACGGCCCGGAGCGAACGACGCTTCCCGCCACCTTGATCGGCTTGTCGATCCCCAGCTTCTTCATCATCTGGGCTGAGCCGACCACCACCGCGCCGGCGCCGTCGGCGATGCCGCAGCACTGCTGGAGAGTCAGGGGGCTGGCCACCGTGCGCGAGGCCAGGACCGCCTCGATCGAGATCTCGCCCTTGAACCACGCATTGGGATTGTTGGTGGCGTGACGGCGGTTCTTCACGGTGATCTGGGCCAGATCGGCGGCGGTCGCCCCGGTCTCGTGCATGTAGCGGTTGGCTCGCATGGCGTATTTGCCGGTCATGACGGCGCCATGCACGGTCTCGATATCGGTGAGGCCGGTCGAGAACGCGGTGCCGGTGGCCATGTGCAGGGAATGGTTCTCGGCACCGATCGCCAGCGACAGTTCCGAAAGGCCGCAGGCCACGTCGCGGATGGCCAGATGCACGGCCATTCCGCCGGCCGAACAGGCGCTTTCCACGTTGATGATGGGCATGTGGCCGCACATGCCCAGGTCCTTGAGAACCGTCTGACCGGTCACCATGCCGTTGGTGCCGTTGCCCACATAGGCGCTTTGAACCATCGTCGGGCGGTCGATGTTGGAGGCTCTCAAGGCCTCGAGCGCCGCCAGACGGCCGAGCGCGTCGAATTCCAGATCGCTCTTGCCGAATTTGGTTTCGCCCACGCCGGCGATGAACACATCTCGTTGCAGCTTCATTGTTTGCGTTCCATTTATTCTGGTAATTGCGGCGGCAAGGGCACTAATCGACCGTGTTCCATTGCTTGAACAGGCTGTCCGAAGAGGCTCCCTGGGGCGCCCCGAGCTTGCGGAACTTGTAGCTTTGCAGAGGCAGGCCATCCCGGTTCATGCGGACGGTGCCGATGCACAGCTCGACCTTGTCGTCGCATTTGAAGGTCCCGGGAGCCCCCTCCAGCTGAGCGAAAATCCGCAGGTTCTCGGGGAGGTCCACGTAACCGAACACATAAGGCGTGGGCAGACCGGCCTGACCGACATAGATGTCGCTGACGCTATAGAGAAGGCCGGTGCGGCTGAGCGGCACCACCTCGAACTCATCGTGCCAGCAATTGGGGCAAGGACTCAGCTTGGGAAAATCAAGCTGCCCACAGTGCTTGCAGCGATATCCCTTGAGATAAGGCAGTGCACCGTCCTTCGGCACCTCAAGAAGATCAGGGTGAAAAAATGTGATATCGGCCTTCTTAGAATCTTTTTTGTCCGACATCGGACCATCTCCTGCATCAATTCTTGAGCATCACGATTTCGCTCTTTGTCTTTCGAGTGAAATCGGCCTGGAGCCCAATCTAGACGGAGGCTGAGACTTGCAACAATTGGTGCGAACACCTAAAGCTTAGGGACAGCCCTTAACGGGAGGGAGCGATCACCTTGGCCCCGGTCGAGAATACCTCGGAGGCCTCCGCTTTCCGGTGCCGCGCGGCACCCGCCTGGTCCGCCAATCTTGCCAAGCCCTGGGGATCTCCGGCCGCGGCCCTGGCCGCATGGATGACTTCATCACCCAGGACTCGGGGGCCGTAATCATGGACGAATCCACCCGCAAGGCCGTCATCACGGCCCGGCAGGAGCGCAAGAAGGAGACCATCAAGCATCTTCTTGGCTGCCGCAGGTCATTTGATGGGATGGGTGGTATTATTCCTCGGGCGGAACGGCCCGCTTGCGGCCCTGCGGGTCGATCGCCACATAGGTGAAGATGGCACTGGTGACCTTCACCAGCCGGTCGCTGCCGCCATTTCGGCGGACCCAGGCCTGAATGCGGATCGAGATCGAGGTCCGCCCGACCCGGATAATCTCGGTGTAGCAGCTCACCTCGTCGCCCACATGGACAGGTTCGAGGAACTCCATTCCTTCCACGGCGATGGTCGGGCAATGGCCCCCCGCGCGCCGATAGGCGTGGGTGCCGCCCGCCAGGTCCATCTGGGCCAGCATCCATCCTCCGAATACGTGGCCGAACGGATTGGTGTCGGCGGGCATGGCGATGGCCCTGGTGGAGAGCCGTCCCCGGGGAGCACTGCTGATCTCGATGCTCTCCCCCACCACCAGATCACCTTGCATCGGGCTGCTCCTCGGGAGCGGCGCGCCGGAAGGCGTCGAGTTCGCCACAGGCCCGGTCGACGGCGACGATAGTGGGATAGGGCGAGAGATCGACCTTGAAGCGCCGGGCGCTTTCCACCTGGGGGACCAGATAGACGTCGGCCATGGTCGGGGTGGCGCCGAAGCAGAAGGCGCCGCGCCGCCGGTCGGCGGCCAGCATGGCCTCCAGGGCGTCAAATCCTGCCATGATCCAGGTAGCGCACCAGGCGAGCACCGCCGTTTCGTCGCAGCCCAGCGACTTGCGCAGGTATTCCAGGATACGCCGGTTGTTGATGGGGTGGATGTCGCAGCCGACGATGGCTGCCAGGGCACGGACCCGCGCCCGGTCGTCCGGGGCGGCGGGCAGCAGGGGCGGCTGGGGATAGCGTTCCTCCAGCCATTCGATGATGGCCGGCGACTGGGTCAGGACCAGATCGCCCTCCACCAGGGCGGGAACCAGCCCTTGTGGATTGAGGGCCTTGAAGGCGGCGCCCAGATGTTGCTCGCTCCTGAGATCGACCGCCACGTACTCGTAGTCCAGCCCCTTCAGGTTCAGCGCGATGCGCAGGCGGTGCGAGGTGCCGCTGCGGAAGAAATTATGGATCTGCATCGTCGCCTCCTTGGCTCAGGTCGAGGACAGGCAGTTGGTGACGTTCCATCCGTACAGCCACGCCATGGCGTCATAGAACTGTTCGGGCCGGCGCCCCGTCCACAGGTCGTTGCGCACCAGCCGCTCGACACCCTTGGCGTGGTAGATGCGCCCCATCTCGCGCGCCGCCAGGACCACCCGGGCGGTGCGCACCACCCGCGAGCGCTGATAGAGCGCGAAGGCCTTGGCGATATCGTCGCCGGTGCTCCGCAGGGCTTCGCCCAGGGTCACCGCATCCTCCAGCGCCATGCACGCGCCTTGCGCCAGATATTGCAGCATGGATGGGCCGCGTCACCCAACAGGGTGATCCGGCCGAACGACCACTGCCCGATGGGCTCGCGGTCGGCGGTGGCCCAGCGCTTCCAGCTCTTGGGCAGGTCGATCAGCCGCCGCGCCCGCGGGCAGGTGTCGGTGTAGTAGGACACCACCTCCTCCCGGCTGCCTTCGGTGACGCCCCATTCCTCGGCATTGCGGCTGTGGAAGGTCACCACCACGTTGTACTGCTCGCCGCCGCGCAAGGGATAATGGACCAGATGGTAGTTGGGGCCGACCCAGATGCTGGCGGCGTTCCATTGCAGGTCTTCGGGAAAGTCCTTCCTGTCCACCACGGCGCGATAGACCACGTGGCCGGAGACGCGCGGCGGGTCGCCGACCAGCTGCTGGCGGACCACCGAGCGGACGCCGTCGGCGGCGATCAGCGCCACGCCGCGATGGGCCTTGCCGTGCTGGTCATAGACGGTGACGCCGTCGGCATCCTGCTCGACCTTTTCCACCCGGGTCGAGGTGAGAAAGCGGACGCGCCCGGTCGCCTGAGCGCCTTCCAGCAGCGACAGATGCACGTCGGCGCGGTGGATCACCGCATAGGGATTGCCGAAGCGCTGGCGGAACGCCTCGCCGGTGGGGACACGGGCCACCAGGCTCTCGTCCAGGGCATCGTGCATCACCATCTCGTCGGTGAACACCGAGCGGCGGCGGGCGGCCTCGCCCACCCCCAGGGCGTCAAAGGCGTGGAAGGCGTTGGGGCCAAGCTGGATGCCGGCGCCGATCTCGCCGATCTCGGCGGCCTGTTCCAGAACCTCGACCGAGAATCCCCGGCGTACCAGGGCCAGGGCCGCCGCCAGTCCACCGATGCCGCCGCCGGCGACGATCACCGAATCCTGCTTGCTCATGTGCATATCCTCCCTCGCCGCTCTACTCGGGCTGGCCGATATCCAGGGAAACCTCGCCGATCCCCTCGATATGACCCGTGATGCGATCGCCGGGCCGGACTGCCCCGACCCCGTCCGGAGTGCCGGTGTAGATCAGGTCGCCGGGTTGCAGGTGGTAGAATTTCGACAGGTCGGCCAGCAGTTCGGGGATGCTCCAGATCAGCTGGGAGAGGTCGGCCGACTGGCGAGACTGGCCATTGACCGCCAGGGTGATCGCCCCCCGGGACAGCACGCCGAGGGCGCCGATGGGTACGACCTCGCCACAAACCGCCGAACGTTCGAAATCCTTGCCCAGATCCCAGGGCCGCCCCTGCTCGCGCGCCACCAGTTGCAGGTCGCGCCGCGTCATGTCGAGACCGGCGGCATAGCCGTGGATCAAGGAAGCGGCCTCGGCTTCGGAAACCCGGAAACCGGGCGCGCCGATGGCCACCACCAACTCCATCTCGTGGTGATAGTTGTCGGTGCCGCAGGGATAGGGCACCGTCGCCCCCGATTCCACCAGGGTCGAGGCCGATTTGGTGAAGTAGAAGGGGCGGGCGTTGGCCTTGTCCACCGGCACCCCCATCTCGAGGGCATGGGCGTGGTAGTTGCGCCCGACGCAGAAGATGCGGTTGACCGGATAGCGTGCCTCCGTGCCACGAACCGGCAGCGAGACAACGGGCGGCGGGGGCCAGAGATAGTCGGGATGAGCCATGGCGGTTGTTCCTTCGGTCAGGAGCGGGTTTCGTAGAGGCCGAGCTTCTTGTGCAGCGGCGTCTCGTCGGCCAGGAAGAGGAAGGCGGGCCGGTCACCCGAGCGGTTGTGCAGTGTCACCGGCACATAACCGGGGGCGCAGCAGGTATCGGCGGGCGCCAGCCGGAAGCGCTGGTCCTCCACCAGGATTTCGCTCTCGCCCTCGATCTGGTGAAACACCATGGCCGGGGAGCGGGCCGGCAGCGTCAGGCTTTCGCCGGGGCGCAGCATCAAGGCCGAGAAGCCGAGGATGTTCTGGCAATCGGCGCCGGTTTCCGGGTTGACGTAGGCCACCTGCACCACCTCCACCCTGGGCTCGGCGGCGGCCAGCGCCTCGAGGGCGGCGCGCGCCTCCGACCAGGGATAACGCAGCATGGGGTAAGGCTGGGCGGTCCGGCCGAACACCGGCGAGGGAACGATGCCGCCGCTCCGGTAGGCGCGCTCGGCGCCTTGGCGGGTGACGGCCTGGGCCTTACCCTCGGTGACATAGGAGGCCTCGAGGTAATAGACCAGCGGCAGGTCGAGAACATCGAGCCACACCACCGGCTGGTCGCCGTCATGCCCGTGCTCGTGCCACAGGCCGGTGGGGGTAAGGATCAGGTCGCCCCGGCTCATGGGGCACTTCTCGCCGTCCACCGTGGTATAGGCGCCCTCGCCCTCGACGATCATGCGCACCGCGTTGGGGGTGTGGCGATGGGACGGCGCCCATTCCCCGGGCAGCAGCAATTGCATGCCCAGATAGATGGAGGCGCTGGCCTGCATCCTGTCCAGACCGTGGCCGGGATTGGCCAGCACCAGGACGCGGCGCTCGGCCTTCTCGATGGGCGTCAGCTCCCCGGCCCGCATCAGCAGCGGGCGCAACGCGGCATAGGACCAGCAGATCGGCCGGGTGCGCCGGCTCGGTGCGCCGGGCGGCAGGACGCTGCGCAAACTGGGCCACAGCGGCACCAGATTCTGAGCGGTGAGATCCTCCCGGTAGCTTTCCGGCAGGTCGGCGAGTCGACCGAGCTCTTGCATCTGTTTCCCTCTCACGATGATCGGGGAGACGACACGCCGGTGATCGGGGCGGTCGCCAACCTGTGGTGACGCCCCGATTGTACCCACAGGGGGGCTATTCCATACAGGCATTTTATAATATATATAAAATTCGAATTTAGAATAATATGGCTGCGATGAACATCTCCGACACCCGTCTGCTGAGCGTCTTCGACGAGATCTACAAGACCCGCAGCGTCAGCCGCGCCGCCGAGGCGCTCGGCCTGGGCCAGCCGGCGGTGAGCATCGCCCTGGGCAAACTGCGCCAGCATTTTAGCGATCCGCTGTTCGTCCGCACCAGCGGCGGCATGGACCCGACTCCGCTGGCCGAGGAATTATGGGGGCCGATCCGGACGGCGCTCGACGCCCTGGGCGAGGCGCTGGGGCGTCGCAGCGCCTTTGACGCCACCTCCTCGGAACGCCGCTTTCGCATCTGCATGACCGATATCAGCCAGATGGTAATCCTGCCCCGGCTTTGGAGCCCGTTGCGTGCCACCGCCCCCAGTGTCCGTATCGAGGCGCTGCCGCTGGCCAGTGCAGGCCAGACGGCCCAATTGCTGGAAAGCGGCGCCGCCGATCTGGCCATCGGCTTCATGCCCCATCTGGATGCCGGCTTCTATCAGCAGGTGCTGTTCCGCCAGCATTACGTCGTCCTGGCCAGCGCCGACCACGCCCGGGTTCGCTCCGGCCTCGATCTCGAGCAGTTCCAGACCGAGGAGCATGTGGCCTTCACCACCGCCGGCACCGGCCACCAGATCATCGACCAGGAACTGGCCCGCCAGGGCATCCATCGGCGGGTGGCGCTCACCATCCCCAACTTCGTCGGGGCCGCCTTCGCCATCGAGCGCACCAACCTGCTGATGATCATTCCCCGGCGCCTGGGGGAATTGCTGCGCGGCCGCGGTGAATTCAGTATCTTTCCACTGCCGTTCCCCATGCCGGATTATGCCGTCAAACAGTACTGGCACGAACGCTATCACCACGATCCCGGCAGCCGCTGGCTGCGGACGCTGATTTCCCATGTGGTGGCGGAAGAATCCGCTGACGGATACACCTCTTGATCGACCAATAATTTAATTGCCGAGACACACGGCCATCGGGCCGCATGTCTCGAACAAGAGCCCACGCACCCGGCGGGGACATGAATCGTCAGAGAATTGACATCCCCCCTTCCGCACATGACGATGGATACGAGGAGACGGCCCTATACGAGGGCCGACCTTGCACAGCCCCGAGGCGCCAAGAGTCGGTTGATGAGCGTCGGAACCCGCTTTCCGACAGAAGAAATTTGGGGTCCAGGGCCGCCGGGCCGAAACAATGAACTCAATGCTTCCGGCATGGGAGCAAGTTTCTCTGCTACTTGGTCGTGATGAAAGGATATCGGCCTTTCGTCCGAGCCGCGTAACGTCGGAGTAGGGCATGATTCATCTTATCAAGTTGGCAGTCGGCTGCGACGGCATCGACGCCTTGAAGACATTCCAGGCGGCTCGGTTAGCCGCCTTCGGCCACGTCTTCCACCTGACCCGCGCAGTTCCCAAGCGCGCCGACGAACTGACCGAGGACGGCTCGATCTATTGGGTCATCAAGGGGTTCATCACCGCCCGCCAGCGGGTACTGGACGTGCAGAGAGACTGGGATGAGGAAGGACGGCCGCGCTGCCGCCTGATCCTGGATGCGGAGGTGATCAGCGTGGAGTCACGCGCCATGAAGCCGTTCCAGGGCTGGCGCTACCTGCCCCCCGATTCCGCCCCACGTGACCGCCGCCCGGGCGAACAGGAACCACCTCCCGAAATGGCCGCCGAACTGCGGGCGCTGGGGCTGATCTGACTGCCCACCGCCCCTACCGCCGGCTCAAGAATTTCGAAAGACTGTCGCGGGGGGTAATCCCCCCGTTTTTAACGGGGTTCTAGGCCGTAGACTCATTACGCGGCGCACCAGATGCGCAGGGCGACGAGTTTAACGGCGGCGAGGAAATTCCGGGGGTCTTTGTCATAGCGGGTGGCGATCCCCCGGAACTGCTTGATCCTGTTGAAGAAGCGTTCGACCAGATTGCGCTGGCGATAGACCCAGGCGGAAAAGGCGAAGGCGTCCTTGCGGTTGGACCTGACCGGGATGTTGGCCCAGGTCTTGTTCTTCTCGGCCAAGGCTCGGATGGCGTTGCTGTCATAACCCTTGTCGGCCAGCAGGGTGGAGCCATCGCTCAAGGCTCCATCAAGCAATGCCTCTGCCTCGACGCTGTCGTGGACTTGGCCTGCGGTCAGACGCAAGGTGACGGGACGACCTTCCGCATCGACGAGCGCGTGGATCTTGCTGGTGAGGCCCCCACGGGAACGTCCCATGCCGCCATTGTCGAGAGCCCCTTTTTTTCCGTGCCCCCGTGCTGGTGAACGCGGACACAGGTCGAGTCGATCATGATGATGTCACCATCGTAAGCCTTGGAGATTTCCTCCAGAAGCTGGTCCCAGGGGCGCCGCCGTCATGGCTGGCGGCGGTGCAGCGGGCGGCGCGACGGCGGGCACCGGCCCGGCCGGGTCGTCGGCTGGCGGCCAGCAACACGTCGTCGTCGAATTGATCCTGCCGGCCGGTATGCGCGCCGAGATGCGCGGCACGTCTCCCGGCGTGGCGGTGATGGTCGCGCTATCAGGCGGCCCAGGGGCTGACCAGCTACGGCGCCGACTGGCCCGTCATCGCCCCCACGACGACCATGCGGGCGCAGTCCGCCGCCAATCAGGGCGCCATGGTAGCGCTGGTGCGCGGACTGGCCACGGTAGAAGCCGCCAGGGCCTCGGCGGATATCCCCTTCGTGGTCTATGACGACGCCGTGGCCGTACGCGACCAGGTCGCCGCTGGTCTGGACCAACGCATGATGACCGCGCCCGATGCTACCTATCAGGCCCTGTCCACCTTGCGGGCGGCCAGTGTCCGCGACATCACCACGCGGGGCGCTGACTTGTCGCGCCTGTCTGACATCACCAACGACGCCGACACCCCGGCCCTGGTCCTGGCCCATCGCCTGTGGGGCGATGCCGCGAAGGACACCGTCGTGCTGGAACGTAACCCGACAATCCGCCATCCCGGTTTCATCCCCGGCGGCATGATCCTGAGGGTGCCGACCAATGGCTGATCCGGAAAACCGCGTCACCCTGTGGGTGGATGGCCAGCAACATGAGGGGTGGTCAACCGCCGCCGTGGCGTTGAACCTGGACCACATCGCCGGTGACTTCAGCCTGACCCTGACCGAGGAATATCTGGCGGGCGGTCAACTGCGGCGCCAGCCGGTAAGGGCCGGGCAGGCGTGCCGGTTGCACGACCTGCGCCGCACGGCAGCTACGCGCATGGCCGAACTCGGAGTTCCGGTCGAGCATATCGCCCGCGTGCTGAACCACGCCCCGCGAGGCGTTACGGCTACGGTGTACGACAAGCACACATACGTGCCGGAAAAACGGCGGGCACTGGATACCTGGGCGAACTACCTGGAAAGTCTGGTAACGCCCCAGGACGGCGAGAGCAACATTGTGCCGCTCAGGGGATAGGGGGCCGATCAGGAATAGCCCGGTTCTTCAGACATGAGCCGGGCTATATCTCGCGCTCCATGAAGGACGCGAACAACGGTTATGCCGAAGCTATCGGGCTGGTAAAAAATGACATAATTGCCAAGAGGAAAGCTACGAATGCCCGCCCCATAATCTTCATGCTCCCGCCCAATAAGGGGAGCGGAAGCGATGGTTTGGCATTTTTCCTTTATGCTGGCAACAAAGCTCACCGACACCGGCTTGTTATGCTTTGCTATATGGGCGCCAATCTTGGCAATATCGCTGATTGCTGGCTTCGAATAGGTGACGCGAGGCATAGCTACTCGGCAGCCTCGTCATCCATCAACCGTGCAATTTCGGCGTATGCCTCGTCCTCGTCGTAGACCTCGCCTGCCGCGATGGCCGCAAGACCTTCCTGAATTTTGGCGCGGGTCTCCAAAAAGTCGGCGGCATCCTCAACCGAAAGTTTTTGGATATGGACGGCATACACAGCCCCGGCCTCGCTGCCTTTGAGCGCGGCGGAAAGCTCGGGAGGCAGCTTGTCCCCCTGCATCGCCAATGTCGCGCTGTTCCGCATGCCAAAAGCCTCCTCGCATTGCTCCGAACATCTTACACGGAGCGAGCCACCGATTTCCACACCCCCATTTGAGCGGGCCACAGCGGCATATATCCGGAAGGGAATGCCTCCCTGATACGCCAATAAAATATATCATACAACATTACGTGCAAAAAATTGTCAACAAAACCAACTTTCATTTGGCCGCGCAATTGGCATCGCAAACCCAATATTAATAAACGCATTACATAACGCACATTATATAATGCGCCCTATTTCCAGACAAATCATTGTGCAAATATTTTTTTGACATCATAACTATTATTAATAATATATAAAGCAACATATATCTTAAAATTACGACCATGACTGCAAATAAAATCACTCTCAAATTAGTGGCAACATCAATATTTATTGCAATTGGAATCGCCATCATTTTGTTCTCAATAATTGGGCGTTGGCCCAGAAATTCTCCAAACAACACAACGTTCAATTGCGCATCAATTAAGCCCAAAAACGCATTTTTAAGGGCATGAGCAGCGTCACGTAAAAATCAACCCCGGCAGACGATAAACTCGGCCTATCCCTGCTATTTTGTGTGCGCACCGGGATACGGATACGATGGAGCCACTTGCGTGCCAGCTAAAGAATGCAGGAAGTGACTTCTTGAGATTACCATATGAACAGGAAAGACGCTTCAGACATGGTCGTGCATGAATTTATGAGCAACAACGGTTCGGGATGGGGTAGCGCAGCCAGAAAANCTGCAACTGAAGCCATACGAATTGCAATTCATCCATGACGTGGCTATGAGGTTACTATCAGCGGAAAGAAGCAGATGCGCTCTGCGCAAAATGATGGCGAGTTCCAAGCCTGCCGGAATGGAAAACGATGTGCAGAACCATATCTTGAGAATTGTGCGCCGACGAAATGGTCAAACTACGAAATAATATCATTGTTCAAACACTAAAGCTGCCGCCAGCATGATTTATAGATAGATACAATCTATCATACACAGCCCAATCAAATCAGTCCGCATACTGAAGCTCAGATTCATATTCAGAATCATCTTCGTACAATTTAACCATATTCAGAAATTACGTCATGTTCACTTGAGATGTTTCAGACAAAACAAGTAGATTTAGCATCAGATTGATCAAAAATTAATTAAATTGCACTGTTACGCTATTAAAATCAATACCAGTCAACTGACTTATCTTCCCAGCATAAGCGGGATCACTTTGCAATAGATGCATTGTATTTACAATTGCCTCGTCGCGGCTATCAATCCTTGACTGCGTTCCTCGGGATATATCGATAGCAAGGGAGATGGCATCACTTAGCTGCCCCAGGAGAGGAACAGTATCGGATAAGAGGTTGATTGCTGAGGCTACAGCAGCCAATTTATCAGCCCTTTCGTTCGACGTTGACGCAGCAACTGCGGAATTTATTGCATCACTTAGGTCTCTAATTTTTAGGGTATCTGTTCCGGCGTTATCTGCGACCCCATTTCCAACAGCCTCGATAATCGCATCACGAAATTTTCCAACAATTAAATTCTTAATAGCGTCTGTTGCTGAGGCCGAAAAAGCATCAAGGACCTTGAGTTGGGCCGACTCATCGATTTTATGGAATGTGTCTAAAGCTTCATTTATTGAATTTGAAACTATAAGGGAGTTTACGATATTTGTCATATCGCGCTGCTGCGAATCAGATAACTTTACCGTATCACCAGTTACAATTGTGTCTAGATATCTATTTGCGTTAACAACAGCCTCCTCGCGCTGAACCCTATCCTTTGCCTCCTTAAGTTTTTCTGAGTCATTTATCTTTCCAATAATATTCTGATTATTCCCGTCGCGCCCTAGCGCTGGGCCATTATTTTCGCCGCTCGTTGTCCCATTTCCAGACGTTTCCTTGCCGGTTTGGTTGCCAAAGAGGTTCTCACCAAGGACAGGGAAGGGGTTAGGCCGTAAACTCATAAACAGGCTTCCCCTTCGTCGCG
This window encodes:
- a CDS encoding DUF1489 domain-containing protein, with the translated sequence MIHLIKLAVGCDGIDALKTFQAARLAAFGHVFHLTRAVPKRADELTEDGSIYWVIKGFITARQRVLDVQRDWDEEGRPRCRLILDAEVISVESRAMKPFQGWRYLPPDSAPRDRRPGEQEPPPEMAAELRALGLI
- a CDS encoding phage baseplate assembly protein, with the protein product MADPENRVTLWVDGQQHEGWSTAAVALNLDHIAGDFSLTLTEEYLAGGQLRRQPVRAGQACRLHDLRRTAATRMAELGVPVEHIARVLNHAPRGVTATVYDKHTYVPEKRRALDTWANYLESLVTPQDGESNIVPLRG
- a CDS encoding fumarylacetoacetate hydrolase family protein, which encodes MAHPDYLWPPPPVVSLPVRGTEARYPVNRIFCVGRNYHAHALEMGVPVDKANARPFYFTKSASTLVESGATVPYPCGTDNYHHEMELVVAIGAPGFRVSEAEAASLIHGYAAGLDMTRRDLQLVAREQGRPWDLGKDFERSAVCGEVVPIGALGVLSRGAITLAVNGQSRQSADLSQLIWSIPELLADLSKFYHLQPGDLIYTGTPDGVGAVRPGDRITGHIEGIGEVSLDIGQPE
- a CDS encoding acyl-CoA thioesterase translates to MQGDLVVGESIEISSAPRGRLSTRAIAMPADTNPFGHVFGGWMLAQMDLAGGTHAYRRAGGHCPTIAVEGMEFLEPVHVGDEVSCYTEIIRVGRTSISIRIQAWVRRNGGSDRLVKVTSAIFTYVAIDPQGRKRAVPPEE
- a CDS encoding thiolase family protein, producing the protein MKLQRDVFIAGVGETKFGKSDLEFDALGRLAALEALRASNIDRPTMVQSAYVGNGTNGMVTGQTVLKDLGMCGHMPIINVESACSAGGMAVHLAIRDVACGLSELSLAIGAENHSLHMATGTAFSTGLTDIETVHGAVMTGKYAMRANRYMHETGATAADLAQITVKNRRHATNNPNAWFKGEISIEAVLASRTVASPLTLQQCCGIADGAGAVVVGSAQMMKKLGIDKPIKVAGSVVRSGPYHNRPRDITGDDITEESAHQLYEESGIDPRDVNMVELHDAFTIAELLYYECLGLCGKGEGLKFLRDGNATHGGQCVVSPRGGMLSYGHPIGASGAAQIAACVKQMRHQCPGFQVETPRVAMTHVTGGGLSGTEHAACTMHMLVQGW
- a CDS encoding 3-hydroxybenzoate 6-monooxygenase translates to MSKQDSVIVAGGGIGGLAAALALVRRGFSVEVLEQAAEIGEIGAGIQLGPNAFHAFDALGVGEAARRRSVFTDEMVMHDALDESLVARVPTGEAFRQRFGNPYAVIHRADVHLSLLEGAQATGRVRFLTSTRVEKVEQDADGVTVYDQHGKAHRGVALIAADGVRSVVRQQLVGDPPRVSGHVVYRAVVDRKDFPEDLQWNAASIWVGPNYHLVHYPLRGGEQYNVVVTFHSRNAEEWGVTEGSREEVVSYYTDTCPRARRLIDLPKSWKRWATADREPIGQWSFGRITLLGDAAHPCCNIWRKARAWRWRMR
- a CDS encoding type II toxin-antitoxin system RelE/ParE family toxin, with product MPRVTYSKPAISDIAKIGAHIAKHNKPVSVSFVASIKEKCQTIASAPLIGREHEDYGAGIRSFPLGNYVIFYQPDSFGITVVRVLHGARDIARLMSEEPGYS
- a CDS encoding cupin domain-containing protein; this translates as MQELGRLADLPESYREDLTAQNLVPLWPSLRSVLPPGAPSRRTRPICWSYAALRPLLMRAGELTPIEKAERRVLVLANPGHGLDRMQASASIYLGMQLLLPGEWAPSHRHTPNAVRMIVEGEGAYTTVDGEKCPMSRGDLILTPTGLWHEHGHDGDQPVVWLDVLDLPLVYYLEASYVTEGKAQAVTRQGAERAYRSGGIVPSPVFGRTAQPYPMLRYPWSEARAALEALAAAEPRVEVVQVAYVNPETGADCQNILGFSALMLRPGESLTLPARSPAMVFHQIEGESEILVEDQRFRLAPADTCCAPGYVPVTLHNRSGDRPAFLFLADETPLHKKLGLYETRS
- the maiA gene encoding maleylacetoacetate isomerase; translation: MQIHNFFRSGTSHRLRIALNLKGLDYEYVAVDLRSEQHLGAAFKALNPQGLVPALVEGDLVLTQSPAIIEWLEERYPQPPLLPAAPDDRARVRALAAIVGCDIHPINNRRILEYLRKSLGCDETAVLAWCATWIMAGFDALEAMLAADRRRGAFCFGATPTMADVYLVPQVESARRFKVDLSPYPTIVAVDRACGELDAFRRAAPEEQPDAR
- a CDS encoding OB-fold domain-containing protein, producing MSDKKDSKKADITFFHPDLLEVPKDGALPYLKGYRCKHCGQLDFPKLSPCPNCWHDEFEVVPLSRTGLLYSVSDIYVGQAGLPTPYVFGYVDLPENLRIFAQLEGAPGTFKCDDKVELCIGTVRMNRDGLPLQSYKFRKLGAPQGASSDSLFKQWNTVD
- a CDS encoding LysR family transcriptional regulator, which gives rise to MNISDTRLLSVFDEIYKTRSVSRAAEALGLGQPAVSIALGKLRQHFSDPLFVRTSGGMDPTPLAEELWGPIRTALDALGEALGRRSAFDATSSERRFRICMTDISQMVILPRLWSPLRATAPSVRIEALPLASAGQTAQLLESGAADLAIGFMPHLDAGFYQQVLFRQHYVVLASADHARVRSGLDLEQFQTEEHVAFTTAGTGHQIIDQELARQGIHRRVALTIPNFVGAAFAIERTNLLMIIPRRLGELLRGRGEFSIFPLPFPMPDYAVKQYWHERYHHDPGSRWLRTLISHVVAEESADGYTS